GAGTCACCCTGCCCGCAACTCGGCCCGCGTCCACTGACGCCAGCGAGCATTCACCCAAAGCGACAACAGGATAACCGCGCCACCGATCAGCAAACGCGGGATGTCCGCATCCCGATTCCAGATCACGAGGTTGACGACCAGCCCGGCCGGCACCAGTGCATTATTCATGATGCCCAGCGTACCGGCATCCACCTGAGTCGCACCCTTGTTCCAGAAAAAGAACCCCAGCCCTGAAGCCACCAGCCCAAGCCAACTCAACACTGTCCAGTGTGTTGTCGTCTGAGGCAGACGTTCCATGTTACCCAGCATCAGAAAGGCGGGCAGTACCAGTGCAAACGCTCCGATAAAGAAAAAGCCAAACACCTGCCAGAGATTTTGCCCATCAGGATAATAGTGGCGCACCAAATGAGCATAGCCGACCTGACCCGCCGCAAAGGCAAGATTGGCCAACTGCAGAATCAGAAAACCGGTAATAAACGCCTCGCTGACACCATCGTAGCGGATAATTGCCGCGCCCAGCACAGCGACCAGCGTCGAGATAATGGGCCCGAAGCTGAAACGACGTTTCAGTGCGTTATCCACCAGTGCCACATAGAGCGGCGTGAAAATGGTGAACAGCAGCACCTCCGGCACACTGAGATATTCAAACGAGAGATACAGACAGGTATAGGTCAGCCCGAATTGCAGCGCCCCAACCAGCGTGACACCGACCATAAACCCGGGTGTAAAACGGGCAGGACGCAGCAGCGGGATAAATATCATCCCCGCCAGCACAATGCGAGTCAGGACTGAAAAGTAACTGTCCACCTGACCGGCGAGATACTCACCGATCAGGCTGAAAGACACCGCCCACAGCAGCGTGACGGCAATCAGGTAGTTCATTCATATGCTCCAGCATGATGGCATTACGCCGCAAGCATACTGGATTTTATCCCTTGAGCAGACCTGCTTGGTAGCAAGCGGTTCAACTTTGCGAGCGCGGCTGCATTACCAGCTCGGCCCATGACTGGGTCGATGTCAGATCCGGCCCTGTCACCTTGCCGGCCTCTTCCACTGCGCTGCTCTGTGTCTGCACACGCTGCGGGGCATGTGGATTGATTACATGCGGCACCTCTTCAGTATTGAACATGACCAGCCGAGGCGGACCACTCATCAAAAGGGGCTGCAGGACCTGAGGTAAGCCGGCAAAAGTCAGTATAACTGTCAGGATCATAATCAGACGCAGCATGGACGTTCTCCTTGAATCGTTTCTGAACAAACAATATCAAAAGCTGTGCCATATTAATAAAAACAATTTAATATCAATGGCTTATAAACAAAATCAAGCGGAGATCATAAGCGTTCGGGGTTTGGCAGAAGGCAATACTGCCAAAAGTGTCGCAGAATACTTGACATATTGTGACGTGAAGAACCTATTTATTTAAAATCAATGACTTATGTCGTACCTTTTTAGCAACACACATTTACCCAACGTCCAGAAAGACAAAACCCGGCCTGAGCCGGGTTCTGGGGTATCGCATGTGCGCTCCGATCAGTTGATCTTTGCGTCCAGTTCTCCGCGCTCGTAACGCTCGGACATATGCTCCAGCGAGATCGCCTTGATCTTGCTGGCATGACCGGCGGTACCAAAGGCTTCGTAACGGGCGACACAGATCTCGGTCATCGCTTGCATGGTGGCCTTGAGGAATTTGCGCGGGTCGAACTCGGCCGGGTTTTCGGCCAGGAAGCGACGCACAGCACCGGTAGACGCCAGACGCAGGTCGGTGTCGATGTTGACCTTGCGCACACCGTACTTGATGCCTTCAACGATCTGCTCCACCGGTACACCATAGGTTTCCGGAATCTCGCCACCGAACTGGTTGATCACCGCCAGCCATTCCTGAGGAACGGAGGAGGAACCGTGCATCACCAAGTGGGTAGTGGGGATACGTTCGTGGATCGCACGGATGCGGTCAATTGCCAGAATATCGCCTGTCGGCGGCTTGGTGAACTTGTAGGCACCGTGGGAGGTACCGCATGCGATCGCCAGCGCATCCACGTTGGTGGCCTTGACGAAGTCGGCGGCTTCATCCGGATCGGTCAGCATCTGGTCGTGGGTCAGGATACCCTCAGCGCCAATACCGTCCTCTTCACCGGCCTGTCCGGTTTCCAGCGAGCCCAGGCAGCCCAGTTCGCCTTCAACGGAGACACCACAGGCGTGCGCCATCTCAACGGTACGACGGGTGACGTCGACGTTGTAGGCATAATCGGTCGGGGTCTTGCCGTCTTCGCCCAGAGAGCCGTCCATCATGACTGAGGAGAAGCCCATGGCGATGGAACGCTGGCAGACTGCCGGGCTGGTACCGTGGTCCTGGTGCATGCACACCGGCACGTCCGGGAACTCTTCGATCGCCGCCAGAATCATGTGGCGCAGGAAGTTGGAACCGGCGTACTTGCGCGCACCGGCAGAGGCCTGAACGATCACCGGCGAGTCGGTCTTGGCCGCCGCTTCCATGATCGCACGCATCTGCTCCAGGTTGTTGACGTTGAACGCCGGAATGCCGTAGCCATATTCGGCGGCATGGTCCAGCAGCTGACGCATGGAGATCAAAGCCATGGTTTCACCCTTTGAATTGGTTCATCAAAAAATCTTATTTGGCTGCACGCTGTTCCAGCATGGCAACCGCCGGCAGTACCTTGCCTTCCACAAACTCCAGGAAGGCACCACCGCCGGTGGAGATGTAAGAGATCTTATCAGCGATGTCATATTTATCCACCGCAGCCAGCGTGTCGCCACCACCAGCGATGGAGAAACCGGCGCTGTTAGCGATCGCCAGTGACAATGCCTTGGTGCCTTCGCCGAACTGATCGAACTCGAACACGCCGACCGGTCCGTTCCAGATAATGGTGCCGGCGCTGGTCAGCAGAGCAGCCAGGTTCTTGGCAGATTCGGGGCCAATGTCCAGAATCATTTCGTCGTCGGCTACGTCGTCAGCGGACTTGATCACCGCTTCAGCGGTCTCGGCAAATTCCTTGGCAACAACGACATCAACCGGCAGCGGGATGTTGACTTTTTCCATCAGCGCCTTGGCCGCCGGAATCAGATCATGTTCGCACAGGGACTTGCCCACCGGCTTACCAGCTGCCGCGAGGAAGGTGTTGGCGATACCGCCACCGACGATCAACTGATCGCACTTCTCGGACAGGGCATTCAGAACTTCCAGCTTGGTGGATACCTTAGAGCCACCGACGATGGCAGCCATCGGACGAGCCGGGTTGTCCAGCGCCTTGGCCAGCGCATCCAGTTCATTGGCCAGCAGCGGACCTGCGCAGGCGATGGGAGCGAATTTGCCAACACCATGGGTCGAGGCCTGAGCGCGGTGGGCAGTACCGAAAGCATCCATCACGTAGACATCACACAGTGCCGCCATTTTTTTCGACAGCTCTTCGTTGTCCTTTTTCTCGCCCGGATTGAAGCGTACGTTTTCCAGCAGGACCAGTTCACCTTCACCCACTTCAAAGCCTCCGTCCAGCCAGTCCTTAACCAACGGTACCGGGCGCTGCAGCAGTTTGCTGATATGTTCAGCCACCGGTGCCAGGGAGTACTTTTCTTCGTATTCGCCTTCGGTTGGGCGGCCCAAGTGGGACATTACCATCACTTTGGCACCGGCTTTCAGCGCAACTTCGATGGTGGGCAGAGAAGCACGGATACGGGCGTCGGAGGTCACTTGACCATCCTTGACCGGAACATTGAGATCTTCACGGATCAGCACGCGCTTGCCGGCCAGATCCAGGTCAGTCATCTTCAAAACGCTCATCAGAGGGATTCCTGTTTCTTGTTAGTTCAGTCAATCAGTCCTTGAGCTGCAGCCAGTACCGGGAGAGATCCAGCATCCGGTTGGCAAACGCCCATTCATTGTCAAACCAGCACAACAGCTTCAGCAGTCGGCCACAGGACACCCGCGTTTGGGTACCGTCAACCACCGCCGAACGGGGATCCGTATTGAAATCCACCGACGCGTGTGGCTCTTCGGTATAGCCCAACAGCCCGGCCAGTTCATTGTCGGCCGCTGCGCGCAGCATGGCGTTGATCTGTTGCGGGTCGGTATCCTGCTGCAGGTTCACCGACAGGTCCATTAGCGAAACGTTGATGGTCGGCACCCGCACGTGCAAACACTCGAAGCGCCCGGCCAGATGCGGCAACAGACGATCAATTCCACGGCTCAAGCCGGTATCCACGGGGATAATCGACTGCATGGCACTGCGCGCCAGCCGCAGGTCACTGCGGTGATAGCTGTCGATCACCGGCTGATCATTCATCGCCGAGTGGATGGTAGTCGTCACCCCACTTTCGATGCCGAAGTGGCGATCCAGCAGATCCAGCACCGGCACCACACAGTTGGTGGTGCAGGAGGCCGCCGAGGCGATGCGGTGTTCTGCCTTGAGGCTGGACTCGTTAAAGCCAAATACCACTGTGGCATCGATATCCGCCTGCGCCGGGTGCGAATACAGCAACCGCTTGGCACCGCTGGCCAGATGACGCTCGGCATCGGCTCGAGTGCGAAAGGCGCCGGAACATTCCAGCACTAGGTCCACATCCAGCTCGCCCCAGGGAATCTGCTCGGGCTCTGCCAGGCTGAATACCCGGATACGGTCACCGTTGATCAGCAGGGCTTCGCCATCGTTTTCGACAGAACAGGGAAAGCGCCCATGAGTGGTGTCATAACGGGTCAGGTAGGTGAGCGTGTCCAGATCCGACAGCTCATTGATCGCCACCACCTGCAACTGGTGCTGCAGGCCGCGTTGATAGACCGCCCTGAGCACGCCCTGGCCGATACGGCCATAGCCGTTGATCGCGATTCTGTAGCTCATCCGGCGCTCATGCTGACCAGAACTGCAACAACATGCCGCCGGGCGCACAGAGTGCCCGGCAGTACGTTTTGCAGCGGTTTACAGCAGGCCTTCAACAGTGCTGACCACATTCTCAACGGTGAAGCCGAAGTGCTTGAACAGGTCGCCGGCCGGGGCGGATTCGCCGAAGCTGCGCATGCCGACGATGGCGCCGTTCAGGCCCACGTACTTGTACCAGAAATCGGCGTGAGCCGCTTCCACGGCAACGCGAGCGGTAACGGCGGCGGGAAGTACCTGCTCCTTGTACGCCGCATCCTGCTTGTCAAAACGCTCGGTACAGGGCATGGAAACTACACGGATCTGCTTGCCCTTGGCGCTCAGTGCATCGGCTGCGTCCATGGCCAGACCGACCTCGGAGCCGGTGGCGATCAGGATCGCATCCGGAGTACCGGCGCAGTCACGCAGGATGTAGCCACCGCGTTCAATGGCGTCGATCTGAGCCGCATCGCGGTTCTGGTGCGGCAGGTTCTGACGCGAGAAAATCAGCGCGCTGGGGCCGTCGGTGCGCTGCACGGAAGACTTCCACGACACGGCGGATTCCACCGCGTCACAGGGACGCCAGGTTTCCATGTTCGGGGTCAGACGCAGGTTGGCGATCTGCTCGATCGGCTGATGCGTCGGGCCATCTTCGCCCAGACCGATGGAGTCATGGGTGTAGACGAACAGCACACGCTGTTTCATCAGGGCGGCCATGCGCACCGCGTTGCGGGCGTACTCCATGAATACCAGGAAGGTGGCGCCGTAGGGAATGAAACCTCCGTGCAGGGCAATACCGTTCATGATCGCGCTCATGCCGAATTCGCGCACACCGTAGTGGATGTAGTTGCCGTTGGCATCATTGCGGCTCAGGCCCTTGGAGCCGGACCAAAGCGTCAGGTTGGAACCGGCCAAATCGGCAGAGCCGCCCATAAATTCCGGCAGCATCGGACCGAAGGCTTCGATGGCATTCTGCGAGGCCTTGCGCGAGGCGATGGTGTCGCCCTTCTCGGCC
This DNA window, taken from Marinobacterium iners, encodes the following:
- a CDS encoding EamA family transporter, coding for MNYLIAVTLLWAVSFSLIGEYLAGQVDSYFSVLTRIVLAGMIFIPLLRPARFTPGFMVGVTLVGALQFGLTYTCLYLSFEYLSVPEVLLFTIFTPLYVALVDNALKRRFSFGPIISTLVAVLGAAIIRYDGVSEAFITGFLILQLANLAFAAGQVGYAHLVRHYYPDGQNLWQVFGFFFIGAFALVLPAFLMLGNMERLPQTTTHWTVLSWLGLVASGLGFFFWNKGATQVDAGTLGIMNNALVPAGLVVNLVIWNRDADIPRLLIGGAVILLSLWVNARWRQWTRAELRAG
- a CDS encoding phosphoglycerate kinase: MSVLKMTDLDLAGKRVLIREDLNVPVKDGQVTSDARIRASLPTIEVALKAGAKVMVMSHLGRPTEGEYEEKYSLAPVAEHISKLLQRPVPLVKDWLDGGFEVGEGELVLLENVRFNPGEKKDNEELSKKMAALCDVYVMDAFGTAHRAQASTHGVGKFAPIACAGPLLANELDALAKALDNPARPMAAIVGGSKVSTKLEVLNALSEKCDQLIVGGGIANTFLAAAGKPVGKSLCEHDLIPAAKALMEKVNIPLPVDVVVAKEFAETAEAVIKSADDVADDEMILDIGPESAKNLAALLTSAGTIIWNGPVGVFEFDQFGEGTKALSLAIANSAGFSIAGGGDTLAAVDKYDIADKISYISTGGGAFLEFVEGKVLPAVAMLEQRAAK
- a CDS encoding type I glyceraldehyde-3-phosphate dehydrogenase, whose translation is MSYRIAINGYGRIGQGVLRAVYQRGLQHQLQVVAINELSDLDTLTYLTRYDTTHGRFPCSVENDGEALLINGDRIRVFSLAEPEQIPWGELDVDLVLECSGAFRTRADAERHLASGAKRLLYSHPAQADIDATVVFGFNESSLKAEHRIASAASCTTNCVVPVLDLLDRHFGIESGVTTTIHSAMNDQPVIDSYHRSDLRLARSAMQSIIPVDTGLSRGIDRLLPHLAGRFECLHVRVPTINVSLMDLSVNLQQDTDPQQINAMLRAAADNELAGLLGYTEEPHASVDFNTDPRSAVVDGTQTRVSCGRLLKLLCWFDNEWAFANRMLDLSRYWLQLKD
- the fba gene encoding class II fructose-bisphosphate aldolase (catalyzes the reversible aldol condensation of dihydroxyacetonephosphate and glyceraldehyde 3-phosphate in the Calvin cycle, glycolysis, and/or gluconeogenesis); the protein is MALISMRQLLDHAAEYGYGIPAFNVNNLEQMRAIMEAAAKTDSPVIVQASAGARKYAGSNFLRHMILAAIEEFPDVPVCMHQDHGTSPAVCQRSIAMGFSSVMMDGSLGEDGKTPTDYAYNVDVTRRTVEMAHACGVSVEGELGCLGSLETGQAGEEDGIGAEGILTHDQMLTDPDEAADFVKATNVDALAIACGTSHGAYKFTKPPTGDILAIDRIRAIHERIPTTHLVMHGSSSVPQEWLAVINQFGGEIPETYGVPVEQIVEGIKYGVRKVNIDTDLRLASTGAVRRFLAENPAEFDPRKFLKATMQAMTEICVARYEAFGTAGHASKIKAISLEHMSERYERGELDAKIN